A portion of the Meriones unguiculatus strain TT.TT164.6M chromosome 14, Bangor_MerUng_6.1, whole genome shotgun sequence genome contains these proteins:
- the Mesp1 gene encoding mesoderm posterior protein 1 produces the protein MAQPLCSPLAGSWMPSPPSRQPPVPSDGDSACSPTWSSDSWDGAQAGSPAPPCTRPARRAGNPGRRGSHGSRLGSGQRQSASEREKLRMRTLARALHELRRFLPPSVAPTGQSLTKIETLRLAIRYIGHLSAVLGLSEDGLRRQRHAASPRGCPPRPDGSPEQAQALGPCLNPAACNGVAWGSPPACPRPRVVAEPWDPAFLYAETASLERQEMEPSPPSPLFSSDVLALLETWTPQEWPPA, from the exons ATGGCCCAGCCCCTGTGCTCACCGCTCGCCGGGTCCTGGATGCCGAGTCCCCCTAGCCGGCAGCCGCCGGTGCCCTCCGACGGGGACAGCGCCTGCTCCCCAACCTGGTCCTCGGACTCGTGGGACGGTGCCCAGGCCGGCAGCCCCGCGCCACCCTGCACCCGGCCGGCCCGGCGCGCTGGGAACCCCGGTAGGCGCGGGAGCCACGGCAGCCGCCTGGGTAGCGGACAGCGGCAGAGCGCCAGCGAGCGCGAGAAGCTCCGCATGCGCACGCTCGCCCGCGCGCTGCACGAGCTGCGCCGCTTCCTGCCGCCGTCCGTGGCGCCAACCGGCCAGAGCCTGACCAAGATCGAGACGCTGCGTCTGGCCATCCGCTACATCGGCCACCTGTCGGCCGTGCTGGGCCTCAGCGAGGACGGTCTGCGGCGACAGCGGCACGCTGCGTCGCCTCGAGGCTGCCCGCCACGTCCGGACGGCAGCCCGGAGCAGGCGCAGGCGCTCGGTCCGTGCTTGAACCCTGCTGCCTGCAACGGGGTGGCGTGGGGGTCCCCGCCCGCCTGCCCTCGACCCCGAGTCGTCGCGGAGCCGTGGGACCCGGCGTTCCTGTACGCCGAGACAGCATCCCTGGAAAGGCAGGAGATGGAGCCCAGCCCCCCGTCTCCG CTCTTCAGCAGCGACGTGCTGGCTCTGCTAGAAACCTGGACGCCTCAGGAGTGGCCACCAGCCTGA